Proteins encoded in a region of the Niveispirillum cyanobacteriorum genome:
- a CDS encoding DHHA1 domain-containing protein gives MTKPLCIYHANCADGFTAAWAVWLALGDADFHPGVYGQLPPDVTGRDVIMVDFSYPADTIRMLASSARSVLILDHHQTAQADLVGYQSPVRSGWDAHLQDIQQSLVTGDSGTVRALFDMDRSGAQIAWDFFHPQKSRFTLVNYVGDRDLWRFNLPGSREVNAYIFAHKYDFETWNELATTLAFDIQIGIRGGGAIEKKHHKDVAELVAAFRRRMTIGGHEVWVANLPYTLTSDAGNLMAQGEPFAACYWDTPTHRVFSLRSTADGLDVSAIAKRYGGGGHRHAAGFQMPHGWAGDDTEADNA, from the coding sequence ATGACCAAGCCCCTTTGCATCTATCACGCCAATTGTGCCGACGGCTTCACCGCTGCATGGGCGGTCTGGCTCGCCCTTGGTGATGCGGACTTCCACCCTGGCGTCTATGGCCAGTTGCCGCCCGACGTCACTGGCCGTGACGTAATCATGGTGGATTTCAGCTATCCGGCGGATACCATTCGCATGCTGGCCAGCAGCGCCCGCTCCGTCCTGATCCTGGATCATCACCAGACCGCGCAGGCCGATCTCGTCGGGTATCAGTCGCCGGTCAGGTCCGGCTGGGATGCTCACCTTCAGGACATTCAGCAGTCACTGGTGACCGGCGATAGCGGCACCGTCCGTGCCCTGTTCGACATGGACAGGTCCGGCGCCCAGATCGCCTGGGATTTCTTTCACCCGCAGAAAAGCCGCTTCACGCTGGTGAATTATGTGGGCGACCGTGACCTATGGCGGTTCAATCTGCCGGGTAGCCGGGAGGTCAACGCCTATATTTTCGCCCACAAGTACGATTTTGAGACGTGGAATGAATTGGCAACCACGCTGGCATTCGACATTCAGATCGGCATCCGTGGCGGCGGGGCAATCGAAAAGAAGCACCACAAGGATGTAGCCGAACTGGTCGCGGCTTTCCGGCGGCGCATGACCATTGGGGGCCATGAAGTCTGGGTCGCAAACCTGCCCTATACCCTGACCAGCGATGCCGGAAACCTGATGGCGCAGGGCGAACCATTTGCCGCCTGCTATTGGGATACGCCCACCCATCGGGTGTTCTCGCTGCGCTCCACCGCCGATGGCCTGGACGTGTCCGCAATCGCCAAGCGCTACGGCGGTGGCGGCCACCGCCACGCCGCCGGCTTCCAGATGCCTCATGGCTGGGCTGGTGATGATACGGAGGCCGACAATGCCTGA
- a CDS encoding methyl-accepting chemotaxis protein produces the protein MLFGNNSDAEAIISALSKAQGMIEFSPTGEILNANDNFLKVMGYRLDEIKGRHHSIFVDEATRNSRDYGQLWQSLREGKPGQVQMIRRLAKGGREVWIHGSYNPVFDRRGHVCKVVKLASDVTADRQRALDVQGQLTALNRAQAVISFSMDGTILDANENFLKAMGYRLDQIQGRHHSMFVDPQEVATESYRSLWAGLRAGRFSQAEYKRLAAGGRVIYIQATYNPILDEDGKPVKVVKFATDVTAAVEARQRNEQTLSAVQSYLGDIVSAVEQSNNQAETATQASERTSVSVAAIASGSEQLDASIQEIARSMSHSKSATEKAFEEATVVDAATQRLLNSTQSMDGIVKLIQDIAGRINMLALNATIESARAGEAGRGFAIVAGEVKSLARQAASATASISQEIVSLQGAAGDVAEKMDAIRAAIDAVRGYVVGTCSAVEEQSAVARLMNSTMRGASGDVEKIHHSMDEIAHSTRAANQRISNVREALRLIA, from the coding sequence ATGTTGTTCGGAAATAATTCAGACGCCGAAGCAATCATCTCTGCCCTGAGCAAGGCCCAGGGTATGATCGAGTTCTCTCCGACAGGAGAAATCCTGAACGCCAATGACAACTTCCTGAAGGTCATGGGCTATCGTCTGGATGAAATCAAAGGCCGTCACCATTCGATCTTCGTGGATGAGGCGACACGAAACAGCCGCGACTATGGCCAGCTTTGGCAAAGCCTGCGTGAGGGCAAGCCGGGTCAGGTGCAGATGATCCGTCGATTGGCCAAGGGTGGGCGCGAGGTCTGGATCCACGGTTCCTACAATCCCGTTTTTGACCGCCGTGGCCATGTCTGCAAGGTGGTGAAGCTGGCCAGCGATGTGACCGCCGACCGGCAGCGGGCGCTGGATGTCCAGGGGCAGCTGACTGCACTGAACCGGGCGCAGGCCGTGATCAGCTTTTCCATGGATGGCACCATCCTGGATGCCAACGAGAATTTCCTGAAGGCTATGGGCTACCGTCTGGACCAAATCCAGGGCCGCCATCACAGCATGTTCGTCGATCCGCAGGAGGTAGCGACTGAGAGCTATCGCTCACTGTGGGCGGGCCTGCGCGCGGGCCGCTTCAGCCAAGCCGAATATAAACGTCTGGCTGCTGGTGGTCGCGTCATTTATATCCAGGCCACCTACAACCCGATCCTGGATGAGGATGGCAAGCCCGTGAAGGTGGTGAAGTTCGCTACCGACGTGACCGCCGCCGTCGAGGCGCGTCAGCGTAACGAACAGACCCTGTCGGCAGTGCAATCCTACCTGGGTGATATTGTTTCGGCAGTGGAACAGTCCAACAATCAGGCCGAGACCGCGACCCAGGCATCTGAACGCACCTCTGTCAGCGTCGCCGCCATTGCCAGCGGGTCAGAGCAGCTGGACGCCTCCATCCAGGAAATCGCCCGCTCCATGAGCCATTCCAAGTCCGCGACGGAGAAAGCCTTTGAAGAGGCGACCGTGGTCGATGCCGCCACCCAGCGCCTGTTGAACAGTACCCAATCCATGGACGGCATTGTGAAGCTGATCCAGGATATCGCTGGCCGGATCAACATGCTGGCCCTGAACGCCACCATCGAGAGCGCGCGGGCCGGTGAGGCGGGCCGTGGTTTTGCCATCGTGGCAGGCGAGGTGAAGAGCTTGGCCCGGCAGGCCGCCAGCGCCACCGCCAGTATCTCGCAGGAGATCGTCAGCCTTCAGGGTGCCGCCGGTGACGTGGCGGAGAAGATGGACGCCATTCGGGCTGCCATCGACGCCGTTCGCGGCTATGTGGTCGGTACCTGCTCGGCCGTGGAGGAACAGAGTGCTGTGGCCCGTCTGATGAACAGCACGATGCGCGGCGCCTCGGGTGACGTGGAAAAGATCCACCATTCCATGGACGAAATCGCCCATTCCACCCGCGCCGCCAACCAGCGCATCAGCAATGTCCGCGAAGCTCTGCGCCTGATCGCTTGA
- a CDS encoding DNA methyltransferase translates to MTPYEEFLCAKVPPAPVLGLPCTLDDVPTHLTDGRPLKEHQRACIAWAVRGGRRALFEKFGLGKSVQQLAILRIITDRTNGRGLIVAPLGVRQEFRRDAALLGIDLCVVRDDADIDAAGDGPRLFLTHYEAVRLGKIDVNRFVAVSLDEAAVLRDFGSDTYQTFLPLFAGVPYRFVATAVPSPNRYKELIHYGAFLGIMDSGQALTRFFQRNSEKAGDLTLYPHKEAEFWEWLHSWAVFLQQPSDLGFSDDGYALPPMEVHWHAVQVDLTAGTTTDDRGQGMLLRDAALGVVDAAREKRLSLDARIAKVAALIDENPGEHVVVWHDLEDERRALEKAIPRIATLSGASPLEQREATIVDFAEGRLARIGLKPSMFGAGTNIQPHCAWAIYAGVGLKFHDFIQSIHRLWRFGQTRPVRIDVIYAETEELVVRDLQRKWKDHDHLTARMSEMIRERGLGSLDTPIITRAMGVPRQEVSGQGWTMVNNDSVLEFANLPENSLDLIVTSIPFGTQYEYCASYHDFGHNDDNDAFWRQMDHLTPHLMRALKPGRMACIHVKDRILFGAVTGQGVPTIEPFSDETVAHFRRHGWQFMSRITVTTDVVRENNQTYRLTYGEMLKDSTKMGAGMPEYVLLFRKPQTDKSKGYADQPVSHTADEYSLARWQVVAHAYWPSSGDRILTADELAELRTDMLPRAFRTATEKHIYDHGAHVEIGERVAARDGGDPRGSLPKTFMALAPASKCPDVWTDITRMRTLNAEQSLDGREKHVCPFQIDIVDRLILKHSMKGELVADPFAGIGTVPARAILQGRRGWGCELNEGYFRDAVRYCAAAEADMAIPTLFDLMQAPSAAAE, encoded by the coding sequence ATGACCCCCTATGAAGAATTCCTCTGTGCCAAGGTACCGCCGGCTCCAGTGCTGGGCCTGCCCTGCACCCTGGACGATGTGCCCACCCATTTGACCGATGGCCGCCCCCTGAAGGAGCATCAGCGCGCCTGCATCGCCTGGGCCGTGCGCGGTGGCCGGCGGGCGCTGTTTGAGAAGTTCGGGCTGGGCAAGAGCGTCCAGCAATTGGCCATCCTGCGCATCATCACCGACCGCACCAATGGCCGGGGCCTGATCGTCGCCCCCTTGGGCGTGCGGCAGGAATTCCGCCGCGATGCCGCCTTGCTGGGCATTGACCTGTGCGTGGTGCGCGATGATGCCGACATCGACGCCGCCGGCGACGGCCCCCGCCTGTTCCTGACCCATTATGAGGCGGTGCGACTGGGCAAGATTGATGTGAACCGGTTTGTGGCCGTCAGCCTCGATGAAGCGGCGGTGCTGCGTGATTTCGGGTCGGATACCTATCAAACCTTCCTGCCTTTGTTCGCGGGGGTGCCGTACCGGTTCGTGGCCACGGCCGTGCCCTCGCCCAACCGCTACAAGGAACTGATCCATTACGGCGCCTTCCTGGGCATCATGGATAGCGGGCAGGCCCTCACCCGGTTTTTCCAGCGCAACAGCGAGAAGGCCGGCGACCTGACCCTGTACCCGCACAAGGAGGCGGAGTTCTGGGAATGGCTGCACTCTTGGGCCGTCTTCCTGCAACAGCCCAGCGACCTGGGTTTCAGTGACGATGGCTATGCCCTGCCACCGATGGAGGTGCATTGGCATGCGGTCCAGGTCGATCTGACGGCCGGCACCACCACCGATGACCGGGGCCAGGGCATGCTGCTGCGCGACGCCGCCCTTGGCGTGGTCGATGCCGCTCGCGAAAAGCGGCTGAGCCTGGACGCTCGCATCGCCAAGGTGGCGGCCCTGATCGACGAAAACCCCGGCGAGCATGTGGTGGTGTGGCACGATCTGGAGGATGAGCGGCGCGCGCTGGAGAAAGCCATTCCGCGCATTGCCACCCTGTCGGGCGCGTCACCGCTGGAACAGCGCGAGGCGACGATTGTCGATTTCGCGGAGGGACGGCTGGCGCGCATCGGCCTGAAGCCGTCGATGTTCGGGGCCGGCACCAATATCCAGCCGCATTGCGCCTGGGCCATCTATGCCGGGGTCGGGTTAAAGTTTCACGACTTCATCCAGTCAATCCACCGCCTGTGGCGGTTCGGGCAGACGCGGCCCGTGCGCATTGATGTGATCTATGCGGAGACGGAAGAACTGGTGGTGCGCGACCTGCAACGGAAATGGAAGGACCACGATCATTTGACGGCGCGCATGTCGGAGATGATCCGGGAACGCGGCCTGGGATCGCTGGACACCCCCATCATCACCCGCGCTATGGGCGTCCCGCGACAGGAAGTGTCTGGCCAGGGCTGGACCATGGTGAATAATGACAGTGTGCTGGAATTCGCCAACCTGCCGGAAAACAGCCTGGACCTGATTGTCACCAGCATCCCGTTTGGCACGCAGTACGAATATTGCGCCTCCTACCATGATTTCGGCCACAACGATGACAATGATGCGTTCTGGCGGCAGATGGATCATCTGACTCCGCACTTGATGCGGGCGCTGAAGCCGGGGCGCATGGCCTGCATCCATGTCAAGGACAGGATCCTGTTCGGCGCCGTCACGGGCCAAGGTGTGCCGACAATCGAACCGTTTAGCGATGAAACCGTGGCCCATTTTCGCCGCCATGGCTGGCAGTTCATGTCGCGCATCACGGTTACGACCGATGTGGTGCGGGAGAACAACCAGACCTATCGCCTGACCTATGGGGAAATGCTGAAGGACAGCACCAAAATGGGTGCTGGCATGCCTGAATATGTGCTGCTGTTCCGCAAGCCCCAGACCGACAAATCCAAGGGTTATGCCGATCAGCCGGTTTCCCACACCGCGGATGAATATAGTCTGGCGCGGTGGCAGGTGGTGGCCCATGCCTACTGGCCGTCATCGGGCGACAGGATCCTGACCGCCGACGAGCTGGCCGAACTACGCACGGACATGCTGCCGCGCGCCTTCCGCACCGCGACCGAAAAACACATCTATGACCACGGCGCGCATGTGGAGATCGGGGAGCGGGTCGCGGCCCGCGACGGTGGCGACCCGCGCGGCAGCCTGCCCAAAACCTTCATGGCGCTGGCCCCGGCCTCGAAATGCCCCGATGTCTGGACCGACATCACGCGCATGCGAACCCTGAACGCCGAACAGTCGCTGGACGGGCGGGAAAAGCATGTGTGTCCGTTTCAGATCGACATTGTTGATCGGCTGATCCTGAAGCACAGCATGAAGGGCGAGCTGGTGGCCGATCCCTTCGCCGGCATCGGCACCGTGCCAGCGCGCGCCATCCTGCAGGGCCGGCGCGGCTGGGGCTGCGAACTGAACGAGGGCTATTTCCGCGACGCCGTCCGCTACTGCGCCGCCGCAGAAGCGGACATGGCCATCCCCACCCTTTTCGACCTGATGCAGGCGCCCAGCGCCGCTGCGGAGTGA
- a CDS encoding tyrosine-type recombinase/integrase, which produces MRLVKYRGYWCAAWVEEGGTVRRSLRIASTESRERAERALIDFKAALRKPAETVADIVDLYLADKDETATSPARLRDAWKPLKPFFGHLRPEHVTRQLCRDYAAQRRQGGRQDGTIRKELGTLRAALRWHNKATPAVVELPPMPPPRDRVLTRAEVDKLIAAADAPHVKLAIRLLWATAARKEAILGLQWSQVDFERGIIRLAQDDDGKKRKNRGIVPFGPRLRGELTEAKAAALTDYVIEWGARRVKAIRTGFDRACRVAGLKDVSPHVLRHSAAVAMVEAGRPMDEVGQLLGHSDVSVTYRIYARYSPDHLRETASVLD; this is translated from the coding sequence ATGCGGCTTGTCAAATATCGGGGATACTGGTGCGCAGCTTGGGTCGAAGAAGGTGGGACCGTCCGCCGGTCCCTCCGGATCGCCAGCACCGAAAGTCGTGAGCGCGCCGAACGCGCCCTGATCGACTTCAAGGCGGCCCTGCGCAAGCCAGCCGAAACGGTCGCTGACATCGTTGATCTGTACCTTGCGGACAAAGACGAAACCGCGACCAGCCCAGCACGGCTCCGTGATGCGTGGAAGCCGTTGAAGCCGTTTTTCGGCCACCTGCGGCCCGAGCATGTCACCCGCCAGCTATGCCGGGATTATGCAGCCCAGCGCCGGCAGGGGGGGCGGCAGGATGGCACCATTCGGAAGGAGCTGGGCACCCTGCGTGCGGCGCTGAGATGGCACAACAAAGCCACGCCGGCGGTGGTGGAACTGCCACCCATGCCGCCACCCCGCGACCGCGTGCTGACCCGCGCGGAGGTGGATAAACTGATTGCAGCCGCCGATGCCCCGCATGTGAAGCTGGCAATCCGGCTTCTGTGGGCCACGGCGGCGCGCAAGGAGGCGATCCTTGGTCTGCAATGGAGCCAGGTGGATTTTGAGCGGGGGATCATCCGGCTTGCCCAGGATGACGACGGCAAGAAGCGCAAAAACCGGGGCATCGTGCCTTTCGGCCCCCGGCTGCGCGGCGAACTCACCGAAGCGAAGGCTGCGGCCTTGACCGATTATGTCATCGAATGGGGCGCCCGACGGGTGAAGGCGATCCGCACGGGATTTGACCGGGCTTGCCGGGTTGCCGGCCTGAAGGATGTCTCGCCGCACGTTTTGCGGCACAGCGCAGCGGTGGCCATGGTGGAGGCTGGCCGCCCAATGGATGAGGTCGGTCAGTTGTTGGGGCACAGCGACGTATCTGTGACCTATCGCATCTATGCCCGATACAGCCCGGACCACCTCCGGGAAACGGCCAGCGTGCTTGATTGA
- a CDS encoding DedA family protein: MLSDIIEFLATGIIAVIDAMGYAGVALLMAIESACIPLPSEIIMPFAGYLVSTGSMNLILVATAGAIGCNLGSEVAYLVGRHGGRTAILRWGRYVLLDAADLDMADRFFARFGNAAVFIARLLPVIRTFIALPAGIVGMKKVPFHIYTFLGSWPWCFALAYVGMALGNEWHSNPTLSTWLHRFDALIILAILGLGGLFLWHKLHKRKA, translated from the coding sequence ATGTTGAGCGACATTATCGAGTTCCTGGCCACCGGCATCATCGCCGTGATTGATGCCATGGGCTATGCCGGGGTGGCGCTGCTGATGGCGATCGAGTCCGCCTGCATCCCGCTGCCATCCGAAATCATCATGCCGTTCGCAGGATATCTGGTGTCTACCGGATCGATGAACCTGATCCTGGTGGCGACGGCGGGGGCCATTGGCTGCAACCTGGGTTCGGAAGTGGCCTATCTGGTGGGGCGGCACGGGGGGCGCACGGCCATCCTGCGCTGGGGCCGGTATGTGTTGCTGGATGCGGCAGACCTGGACATGGCCGACCGGTTCTTCGCGCGCTTCGGCAATGCCGCCGTGTTCATCGCCCGGCTGCTGCCCGTTATCCGGACCTTCATTGCGCTCCCCGCCGGGATCGTGGGCATGAAGAAGGTGCCGTTCCATATCTACACATTCCTGGGCTCCTGGCCCTGGTGCTTTGCCCTGGCCTATGTCGGCATGGCGCTGGGCAATGAATGGCACTCCAACCCGACGCTTAGCACCTGGCTGCACCGGTTCGATGCCCTGATCATCCTGGCCATTCTGGGGCTGGGGGGGCTGTTCCTGTGGCATAAGCTGCACAAGCGGAAGGCCTGA
- a CDS encoding DNA cytosine methyltransferase, with amino-acid sequence MPDSLFADLPVAPRGPRTRRIRRAITGIPAGQSLAKPWPLDGEINVVLFAGMGGACQGLEEAGFPVHVAVNHDGVAIAAHKALNPHTKHLQADIYEVCPLDATGGRAVNILWASPDCRDHSVAKGGAPRSPRVRSMPWQVCRWVGVLRRHGRGPSTVMLENVREIRGWGPLIAKRDKTTGRVLKLDGTVAAKGERVPREQQQLIRDPRHVGRHWRAWLAHMQALGVDWQDRDIVCADFGVPTTRKRLFGVGQLDGLPIVWPTQTHAHRHSAGVREGRLLPHASAASIIDWSLPLPSIFGRKKSLQPATQKRIAVGMKRFVLQSAEPFLVHTNHAGTRPPYGIDAPVPTVAGNRGGMALCGGALVPTTHTTSGDRVHDGQQPAPTITAGVKGGELALMAASVIQSAHGEGKPGRAQRWGAGTTSLRDALGTTTASGSSHGLLVAHLTRYHGERHPNEARGTDPADSLATLTTENRFGLVAATVIGAGGRSVQIPPIDVHGPLNTSTTKEDRCLVAAHLTKFNENSFGQHPLDGIDTLMAGATRFGVVAACLTEHRGASYAQPVHDAVGTQTATDHHAVTAAWMVQHNTGVIGHSPDDGTSTLTTLGTQQNVAGAFLIHQRGTGVPTSPAGCLRTLTAGGNKGGDHVGLSAAFLTEYYGTGGQHQGCADGLNTLSTVDRFGVTGASLTYPFLTPDQLARAKQVADFLRAHGVWSGGDVVTVAIDGSTWIVADIGMRMLKPHEAAAAHELTMPESITLAKLDADGRPVIGADGQVVTITRPLTKTEAMRLIGNSVPKRPAKLLALANARHPLDARRSAVAAE; translated from the coding sequence ATGCCTGACAGCCTGTTTGCCGATCTGCCGGTCGCCCCGCGTGGCCCGCGCACCCGGCGCATTCGCCGCGCCATCACCGGAATCCCGGCCGGTCAATCCCTCGCGAAGCCCTGGCCCCTGGACGGTGAAATCAACGTCGTGCTGTTTGCCGGCATGGGCGGGGCCTGTCAGGGCCTGGAAGAGGCGGGATTCCCCGTCCATGTAGCCGTCAATCACGACGGTGTCGCCATCGCCGCGCACAAGGCCCTGAACCCGCACACAAAGCACTTGCAGGCCGATATCTATGAGGTCTGCCCGCTGGACGCCACGGGCGGCAGGGCGGTGAACATTCTATGGGCATCACCTGACTGTCGGGATCACAGCGTTGCCAAGGGCGGCGCCCCGCGTTCGCCCCGCGTGCGGTCGATGCCCTGGCAGGTCTGCCGCTGGGTGGGCGTGCTGCGCCGGCACGGTCGCGGGCCGTCTACGGTCATGCTGGAGAATGTCCGCGAAATCCGGGGCTGGGGACCGCTGATCGCCAAGCGCGACAAGACAACGGGCCGCGTGCTGAAACTGGACGGCACGGTGGCCGCAAAGGGCGAACGGGTGCCGCGCGAACAGCAGCAGTTGATCCGCGATCCGCGCCATGTTGGAAGGCACTGGCGGGCGTGGCTGGCGCACATGCAGGCCCTGGGCGTGGACTGGCAGGATCGCGACATTGTCTGTGCTGATTTTGGCGTGCCCACGACGCGAAAGCGATTGTTCGGCGTTGGGCAGTTGGATGGCTTGCCGATTGTCTGGCCAACGCAGACCCACGCTCACCGGCACAGCGCGGGGGTGCGGGAGGGGCGCCTTCTGCCCCATGCCAGCGCCGCCAGCATCATTGATTGGTCGCTGCCGCTGCCCAGCATCTTCGGGCGCAAGAAGTCCCTCCAGCCGGCAACGCAGAAGCGGATTGCGGTGGGGATGAAGCGGTTTGTGCTGCAATCAGCGGAACCGTTCCTTGTCCACACCAATCATGCCGGCACCCGCCCGCCCTATGGCATTGATGCGCCGGTGCCGACCGTGGCTGGCAATAGGGGCGGAATGGCCCTGTGTGGTGGGGCGCTGGTACCCACCACACACACGACCAGCGGCGACCGCGTCCATGATGGGCAGCAGCCCGCGCCGACCATCACCGCCGGCGTAAAGGGTGGTGAGTTGGCCTTGATGGCGGCCTCCGTCATTCAGTCGGCTCATGGGGAAGGCAAGCCCGGCCGGGCGCAGCGATGGGGCGCTGGCACCACCAGCTTGCGCGACGCCCTGGGAACCACGACGGCTTCCGGCAGCAGCCATGGCCTCCTGGTCGCGCATCTCACCCGCTACCATGGTGAGCGTCATCCCAACGAGGCCCGCGGAACGGATCCTGCCGACAGCCTAGCCACACTCACAACGGAGAACCGATTTGGCCTGGTCGCGGCAACCGTGATCGGTGCGGGCGGTCGCTCCGTCCAGATCCCGCCCATTGATGTTCATGGGCCGCTCAACACCTCCACCACCAAGGAGGATCGTTGTCTCGTCGCGGCGCACCTGACCAAGTTCAACGAGAACAGTTTTGGGCAACACCCCCTGGACGGCATCGACACCCTGATGGCGGGGGCAACGCGCTTTGGGGTGGTGGCCGCATGCCTGACGGAACATCGCGGCGCGTCCTACGCACAGCCCGTTCATGACGCCGTCGGAACGCAGACCGCGACTGACCATCACGCCGTCACAGCGGCCTGGATGGTGCAGCACAATACAGGCGTGATTGGGCATAGCCCCGATGACGGCACCAGTACCCTGACAACACTCGGTACGCAGCAGAATGTTGCGGGGGCCTTTCTGATCCACCAGCGAGGGACCGGCGTCCCGACCAGTCCAGCAGGCTGCCTGCGCACCCTCACCGCTGGCGGTAACAAGGGCGGCGACCATGTCGGGCTCAGCGCCGCTTTTCTGACCGAATATTACGGAACAGGCGGACAGCACCAGGGCTGTGCGGATGGGCTGAACACGCTTTCGACCGTGGACCGGTTCGGCGTCACGGGTGCCAGCCTGACCTATCCCTTTCTGACGCCGGATCAGTTGGCCCGAGCCAAACAAGTCGCCGATTTCCTGCGCGCCCATGGCGTCTGGTCTGGCGGCGATGTGGTTACCGTGGCGATTGACGGTTCGACATGGATTGTCGCCGATATCGGCATGCGCATGTTGAAGCCGCATGAGGCGGCAGCCGCCCACGAACTGACGATGCCGGAATCCATCACACTGGCAAAGCTGGATGCCGACGGGCGGCCCGTCATCGGCGCTGACGGGCAGGTTGTAACAATCACACGGCCCCTGACCAAGACAGAAGCAATGAGGCTGATTGGCAACTCAGTGCCCAAACGGCCGGCCAAGCTGCTGGCCCTGGCCAACGCCCGGCACCCCTTGGACGCCCGCCGTTCGGCGGTGGCAGCAGAATAG